The Labilibaculum sp. sequence TACTTTTAAAGTAAATAAACACACCTTAATTCCCAGACCAGAAACTGAGGAGCTGGTTCATGCTATCATCAATGAAAACAGACAAGAAGGTTTACAAATTTTAGATATTGGAACCGGCAGTGGCTGCATTCCCATTTCGCTGGCAAAAAATTTAAAAAATGCTCGCGTTTCATCTGCTGATATTTCGGCAGAGGCAATTGAGAAGGCTAAAGAAAATGCCGAACTCAACCAGGTTGATGTTCATTTTTTTCATCGGGACATCCTAAACTGGAAGAATTTTGATTGGGACAATTTTGATATTATTGTAAGCAATCCTCCCTACGTAACCGAAGCCGAAAAAAACCAAATGGAGAAAAATGTTCTGGATCATGAGCCTCATTCAGCATTATTTGTGACAGATCACGATCCTTTAATTTTTTACAGAACCATCGCAGAAATGGCTCTCCTGCATTTGAAAAAAGGCGGGCGGCTTTATTTTGAAATCAACGAAAGTTTAGGAAATGAAATGATAGCGCTTTTGGAACAAAAAGGATTCAGCAGCATACGCCTAAGGTTAGATATCAACGGAAAAAACAGAATGGTCTCAGCTATAAAACCGCATTGATGGATTACAAAAAGAAGAAACGAGAAGTTAGCGCCGAATCTGCTTTATCAAAAACCATGTTTATTTGCAGCAGACAAGAAAAATGCTGCTTTGATATTCGTAAA is a genomic window containing:
- the prmC gene encoding peptide chain release factor N(5)-glutamine methyltransferase, which gives rise to MTPSNTIQSTINYIKKELEELYHARETESLAYLLLEYVLKYSKTQIQLNKAEKISPELFQQIKYYTQELTKNIPIQYVLGETEFYDLTFKVNKHTLIPRPETEELVHAIINENRQEGLQILDIGTGSGCIPISLAKNLKNARVSSADISAEAIEKAKENAELNQVDVHFFHRDILNWKNFDWDNFDIIVSNPPYVTEAEKNQMEKNVLDHEPHSALFVTDHDPLIFYRTIAEMALLHLKKGGRLYFEINESLGNEMIALLEQKGFSSIRLRLDINGKNRMVSAIKPH